In the Pongo abelii isolate AG06213 chromosome 9, NHGRI_mPonAbe1-v2.0_pri, whole genome shotgun sequence genome, TTTTACCACATGATACTATGTTACTGAAACTCACAATCAACCTCTTCATAGTATATCACAGCCTAGTTATATTTTAAGTATCTAAGGTCTCCAATTCCTCCCCTCAATAGGCTTTTTGATATAAGTTCCAGTGTGGTTTTCCAGGTAAATACccatttcccagccttcctttTCCTACCCCActgtaaaaagaaaatgggaaatcctcttatttgaaataataaatattaccaTATAGTTTCTGAATGCCTTTAATATCATCCTGGGAAAGTTTAAAATGTTGGGGATCTCCATTTCCATAGGTCGGATACATCACTGCATTAGGATCAGAGGAATGTCCCATACCCAAAGAATGACCAAGTTCATGAGTGGCAGCATACAGGAAGTTAATTCCTACAACCGAAGAAGTGACAAACAGTAATGATAAAAATAGCTACATACATTATgtaatattatgtataatatatgatatcataatttaaaaaaaactaaagaaaaatacacaatttttaGCCCACGGTAGCTTACTTATTTGTTTCTAGGCTTTCAAAAGTGGAGAGGGATTGGAAGATTAATCAGAATAGGAGTGCTTTAATCTCATCACTACTTCTGCTtcttaaaaatgtgtaatttttctttatttgcttctTTCATTCAGGCAGCAACACTCTGCAGTGGAAAGCAAAGGTTTTAAAAGCACTAACACCTAGATTTGAAATGTAGCTCCACTACTTACTATCTGAACAACTCTGGACAGATTAATCAATGTtgctgagtctcagtttctcatctgttaaacagAGACAGTAATTTCTTCCCTATAGATTTGTCATGATAACTGGAGTTTCTCAATATTTGGGAAGTCACggccattcaataaatgttagtgacTTTGGATATCAGAAGAGAGAAAAGTGGCTTTGAGAAAGTGAAGATTGAAAGGCAGGATCTCTAGGCAATGCTGggctttgcttttgattttgattCATTAACTTACATTACATATATCCTTTGTTCTCCCTCATACTCATTGAAAGGCTTTGCAAGTATGTGGAAGGTATGAGCCCGTGTGTTTGAGGAGTGGCCAGAGCTCTGGTGATGTTGCATTGAATTGAAGGAAGCTGCCTTTAACCTACCTTAAGtgggaagaaagaagaatgaaaagaataTGCCAGATGCATATGGGAGGCAGCATCACAATTTAACAGAGATTTTCACAGCAAGGCAGAAAGCTATAGTGAATTCCCTTTGCCAAACACAAGTACAAATTTCCCTTTTAGGGCCAGTTGGTAGCCTTAAGAAAAATTGTCTCTAATTGGGATTATTTATGCCAGAGCTCTTCTCCATTAGTTCTCTCATGTGCCTATAATATCCTACTATGTAAAACGATAAAAATGATATACTAAATCATGGAGTTGGTTCTTTTTGGAAAATAGTGAATAATTCCAGAATTGCATATACTTCTTAAATATCATAgtttctacttctctttcttttccatttggggCATGTATTTTTTGGAAATATGAAGAAAGAGCTATAATTTAATGAATTATTAATACATTCCAAGCACTGTataagcattatctcatttaatttaaaGAATCCTTGATGTGGGAACTATTTATATTTCCAttccacagaggaggaaactgaggctcagagaaattcaaTAACTTGCCCAATGACACAGAGTAATTGGTAGACGTACAGCAAATTGGATCAGTGGTGCTTGACTCCATAGCCTGAGTGTTCATCTTCTGTGTGTGTAGCATTATGAGTATATTACATGAAATAATGCATTTCAGGCATATAGTACAGTGTTTGGCACTTAGCAAGGGCTCAATacttattataaattaaaataattatttaacttaGTGTAAGTCCAGGATTTTGAAAAGGATGTGGAGTAGAAGAGACATGAGATGCTATACCTAGACTGCTACCATCCGTCCAGCGTTCATCCTCATCGAAGTGAGCATCTCCTCCAAGACCTTTCCCAGGTGCaaaggcatgagccagtgtgttTCCTGGCCCATCAAATGGGTAGGCGTCCCCATGAGCTGAAAGAAAATGGAGTGATTGTTCTTAGTGACTGATTTGTTTTTTctccagtcattttatttttcagtttatacGATTATTGAGGCTAGAAAAAGcagcccaggccaggccaggcatggtggctcactttgcgaggccgaggtgggcggatcacctgaggtcaggagtttgagacctgtctggctaacatggtgaaaccctgtctctactaaaaatacaaaaatctgggcgtggtggaacatgcctgtaatcccagctacttgggaggctgaggctggagaattgcttgaactcaggaggtggaagttgcagtgagctgagatcgcgcgactgcactccagcctgggtgacaagagtgaaactccatctcaaaaaataaattaaaaaaaaaaaaaaggcagcccaGTCCAAGTAGCTGACATTGTTATGCACTGTCAGTTGCATTCACAGGGTAGTTTGGGTGCTTTCTTGGCCCAGACACTTTTCCTTTCACATAACCATTGCTCATCACTGATAATCACCATATATTGAAAGCTTACTGGATACGGGACTTAAAATGCAGTTATATCTAACTTGTGGTTGCATTTACGCTTTTGTTACATTTGACCATTTTGCTCGGCCAAAGGGtggtgggagggagaaagaatATGAATACTGCATTTGGCAAGTAATTTGTGCACCatttcatatgtttttgtttttttcttaaaaacctaGTTTATTCTTTGTGGGCATAGTAAATAGTCTCTTAGAGAGCCATGCTTCAAGACCTCTTAAAATGGCTTTTGATAGTCCTTTAATTTGTGATGCAGAGCTGGTTATCTTCAAGGTGATATGAGGCCAGTCCAGTTTATCTAGCTCTTAAAAAACTTGTAGTGCCATGATTAGTGCTTTCCCATAACATTTTCTTCAGTGTTGTCAATATTGTGGGTTGAAGCTCAAATTTCAACTACAGTATCCAGACAGTTCCGCATAGGACAGACCGAAATGGGCaacatttttctctaaatttgcACCATGAAACACTAGTAATTAAGAACAGTTTATGTATAtgggttatatatatatgtgtgtgtgtgtgtgtgtatacatatatatacccatatagatacccatatatatacatatatacccatTTTTAGTGTATACCCATATACtaaaaaaaaggattttatatATAGGAAAAcccatatacaaatatatatgtatatttgtgtgtatatgtatatatttgtgtatatatgtatatatatttgtatatatatttgtatatatatatttgtatatatatgtgtgtatatatgtatatacatttgtatatatatatttgtgtatatatatatttgtgtatatatgtatatatatatttgtgtatatatgtatatatatttgtgtatatatatgtatatatatatttgtgtatatatatatatttgtgtatatatatatatttgtatatatatatattgaacctcccgggtttaagtaactctcatgcttcagcctcccaagtagctggaattacaggcatgcgccaccatgctcagctaatttttgttttagtagagatggggtttcaccatgttggccaggctggtcttgaactcctgaccgcagatgatctacctgcctgacctcccaaagtgctgggattacaggcgtgagccaccatgtcctgctgtgttatatatttttaagttctttaatATGAAAGTTTCCATTTCCTACTTCCTTGCCATATGAAAGGCATTAGCAACAGGTCATATACCACTCCTCAGGGGCCTCTTGAGGCCTTTGGAAGCTGCAACTCTTTCTGTTGATTTAATATTGATGTTAGCTAGATATATTGTAAACATACAGTCATGTGCTACATAATGATCTTTCAGTAaacagaccacatatacaatggtcctataagattataatggagctgaaaaattcctatagCCTAGTGATATAGTAGCTGTGATAATGTCATAGCTCAATGCATTACCTTTtcaatgtttaaatatgtttagccTCACAAATACTTGCCATTGCGTTACAGTTGCCTActgtattcagtatagtaacatgcggTATAGATTtacagcctaggagcaataggctatactatGTAGCCTAGGTGGATAGTGGGCTGTATTACCTGGGTTTGTATAAGTGTACTCTATGATGTTAGCACAATGACAAGATTGCCAAAGGtctcatttctcagaatgtattcccatTGTTaagcagtgcatgactgtatatataaataataattcacATTACAaaacaggggttggcaaactttttctgtaaagggtcagataaCCAGTGTTTAAGCGTTGTGATCTCTGTCACAATTGCAGCCTGAGCCCAAATAGTCATAGATAATAGGGAAATGAAGGAGCCtgactgtgttccagtaaaactttatttacaaaaacagaaggtgggctggatttggctcaTGCGTCATAGTTTGCCAACTGCTGCTATAAAAAGTGGCTCTATATTACCAGAttataaaaattgtaataatattGCTGAATCTattatctatcaatcaatcataTCTCATTAAAGGATTTCAACCCTCATAAGAAAAGAGCACTGATATAAACcatgaacaaacaaaacaggaCACAGGATTAGCCTACAGGAATCTTTCTTACCTCCTCGTGCAAAGCCAATCATGATGTCAGCAGTTCCCCATACAACTTTCCTGAAATGCAGGGGGATCTCTTTGCCCCACATGTTTAAAGCCTTTGACACTAATCGATCCACTGTAATATGCGGTAAGTCTCGAGTATATGATACGATCCTAGTGGCAAACAAGAAAACAATGTTTGACCTCTTAGGAAACAGGCTTTATTGTTTTTGCCAAAATGAGCCAGAGCAAAACTAACCTGTAGGTGACCACTTTGGAAGTCCATTTTGGGCTATTTGGAAATAGTGAGTATTCTGCAACATCTGGCACTCCACATCTGGGCTTCTGCATTATTTCTATGACGCGGGAGTTTAACATTCCAGTTATAGGTAGGCCAAAGAATTTTTGCATCTCCTTGAGTTTGGCTTCTAAACTGTTGgcattttttgtttctgagtcaTAGAGATAAAATCTCTTGAGATAGTCCTATTGAAAACAGAGTAATTAATCTATAGTTCTTGtttattatcttcttttatcTTAGAAGCCTATACATCTCTTGCCTTTGGGTCCTGTGGATTCAAATAATGATTTGAAGACAGAATAATTACATAGTCACTGAGTAAAATAAGTGTGCATTAGTGAGGAGAAAATTTAATATTGCTAATGAAGCACTGGCATGCCATTTCCTgagcaaaagaaaagaatccttcaattaaaaaaaaaatccctttaaatGTTTTGGGGAGAAATACACTATACACTTTATAAAGCCTAGATGTGTGTAAGAGCAATCAGGAGGCATGTACCAGTCTGTCCTCAGGGGTATGACTAGGACCTTCTCTCAGTGTTATCATAGCCCCTGTGGGGGAGATCTGAGGTCAACCAGCCCTATCTAAGGTCCAGCTGAGATGTGGTTCCAGCTAAAAGTTAAAGGGTCTTAAAATTTTAGCTCTGGGAAAAGATATTAGGAAATTATTAAATAGTTCAATTTAATAATCTGGTGAAGGAACCAAAGCTTATAGCAACTAAATGATTTATGTGCCCAGGTTGACCCCTTAAATTACTAGCAGAACTGGACTTCATGTTCCTGACTCCTAGGCCCTTTTCCCTCTTTCTGCTCATTCAATTCCCAGCCCCTCTTTCTGCTGTTAAATCTCTAGTCAAACCCACTTTGGGAGATTACAGTATACAGTAGGACTCCCAGGTTTATTCCATGCAAAGTTGGGTTCCTGGGAATTTCTCTAAAGGTTCTCAGTATCTGGATACGAGGAtaggaatccagcagcacaaacacaacaacaaaagtgaATGAACTAACAACAATAGAAACCTCACAGGAACATTTTTAAGCACTTACTAGAGCCAGgcacttacatatttattttatgtaaacctCATAACCACCCTATGAAACAAGTATGGCattgttatccctattttatacatgaagaaacacagctcagagaagtgaaataaaTTGCACAAGATCACCTTGTGAGTAACTGAAGGAGCCAGTATTTGAACTCAAGTGTTCTGACTTCTATACATTAGAAACATGTGTAGGGTTATATGATGCCTGATAATATTGTTGTTAAAATGATTTAAACATTGGCTCACTAATTTGCAGTTTATTTGGAGTAGATGGTAATGGTTACCTGTCTTGGGACCACCCAGGAATATGCAATTTATGTAAGAAATCTTATTAATATCGTGCCTTTTTTTCCTGTTACCAACAATTGTCTCATTAAatacaacaaatacttattgttcATCCATGACAATTGATAACTGatcctttatttaaaaacaagtaaCCCATTTAATCCCTTCTAGAGCTACAGACTGTACCGAGACACCCTCTGGAAGAAATCTCTCTGCTTTGTTGAGatgactttttctgtttttttgttaaaCCTAGCTAACATCCCTCCAAGTAAAGACTAAGTTTCTGCCAACCTGCACTCTAAGTAAAGAAACTAAATGCAAAGTACTCTTTCTGGAGAATTCATTAGGTGGAACCATATAAAATTACTGTTGTggagattttaaaagttaaatactaGTAACTTCATGTGGTTCAATCTAACTTATTATAACTGgaactttttaaaagtctaagTTAATGTGAATTAAAAATTGACTTTTCTTATGCTTAAAGCCtaaatttacaaataatactTATGAGTAATCATCCCATTAGTTAACCAAATAATAATTAGTAGACTGCTTATATTTATTAGACTGCTTATTAAGAAGCATATTGGAAGGAACATGATTTTTGAACCAGAAGCACTTGTCCTTGATTTCTATCTCTACCACTAACAAGTATACGAATCAATTTAACTTTggtttcctctttttatagaactaAGGATTAAATGACACAATGTATATATAAGTactttataatctacaattgttACATACATGCTAGTTGGTTTTGTTATCGCCTCATTTACTTACTAGAATACCCCATGAGGTTTAAAAcacataatattattttttctactggACATATAAGAAAACAAAGTCAGATGTTAATGCCTTGTCTATTGTCATTGACTTGTTGGAGAGTTGTAACTTCTACCCATGTTTTCTGACTTCAAATATCTCCATTACAAACAGTATTGTAAATATACAAACAGTATATTTACAAGTTGTATCTTAAGAGGCAATATTCTGTATACTATAGGAAAAGAATCTCaagttataataaataaaaataagagcttaATTTAAACAATGTTTCAGGTATTGTGTTGAATGCTTCACAACACCCTAATTTGGTTGATACCATTCTTATCTCCAACTTCCAAATTGGAAACCTGAAGCTTAGAGAAGTTTAATGACCTTCCTGAGTCTATCTACGTAGTGAGTGGAGGGTTGGAACTCAAGCCCGATTTGAGCAGACTCTGAAACCTGCTTTTAATGGCTACTTGATGAAAAcatatattgcttttataatcCGAAAAACTACCCCAAAGAAAATTCCACTGCAATGCTAACATGGGAGaagaaataattgaaaaacaCATTTCTTAATGCAGATGGCAAAAGAATGGAAGCCCAAGTAAGTGGGCTGTGACATACCTGAGCCTCTTCCCATTGTAGCTCACTCATGCCTCCCGCCTCCCGAGGCAGCGGCAGGGCCAGGCTGCCAGGCAGCAGGCACACAGCACACAGCACTGTGAGTCGCATAGCTGCCGTCCAGAGACAATTGTTCTTGGACCTATGGTTGATTTGGTGTTTTCTGCTAGTGACTGCAGAAATTTATATAGCTTCTCAGCCTCGAATGTGGAAATAGGTGACTCATttgagtgttttctttctttttagagtcTACAGAACTTTGAAAGTATGTGTTATTTTTCATTAACTAAAACGAGGAAGTATTACATCGTTATTGGCAGGAAGCACACAATGCATTTGTctttcaaaggatttttttttctgtctgctgCATAAACTGAATCCATGAGAAACCTCATTTCTTTGCCAAAGTCAAATGACTGCTCACATAGGTATCATTCAGGACATTATGGTACATATATTCttaaagaataatatatattcttaaatatatattcttattataTGGTACCATATATTCTTAACAATTGAAAGGTATGGAAAAGTGCACAAAAcgtataaataatgaaataataattaagCAAATACTGTAACCGTCACCaaagtcaagaaatagaacatcacCAACAACCTGTGGTTCTCCATACAGGGGAAAGATGGCAGGAGGCAGATGGAAATGCTGCTGTGTGGCTGGATTAGTGGCCACCCTATATAGAACTGTGCTGTGTCCCCTCACCTTTCATGTCCCTTAGCAGAACAGTGATAATTCCCTTCTTTGGGTCTCCTTTTAATCTTTTCTTAATGGGGAACACTGCCCATCAGGTATTGTGTTGAATGCTTTACAACACCCTCATTTGGTTGATACCATTCTTATCTCCAACTTCCAAATTGGAAACCTGAAGCCTAGAGAAGTTTAATGACCTTCCTGAATCTATCTACATAGTGAGTGGAGGGTTGGAACTCAAGCCCGATTTGAGCAGACTCTGAAACCTGCTTTTAATGGCTACTTGATGAAAAcatatattgcttttataatcTGAAAAACTACCCAAAGAAAATTCCACTGCAATGCTATGGAATTTCTTAATGGGGAACACTGCCTCTAATTCTTCTTGAATTAAACACGAAAAAATACCAAGCCAACAAAAATCTACAAGCACGGGCTTAACTGTTCATCTGGCTTACTTATTCTGCTTCTCATTTTATGGTAACAGATTCTTCCAAAGCTAGACCTTCAACTTGGAtatccaatttttttcttccaatcacTCTGACTCTGGCTGCTACCCAGCTACAGGTAGGGCTGCATTGGTCCTTAGTACACAAAATGGTTATTCTACATATAGCAGTAAGAATCTATTACCTACAGATTCTAGCCCAATGACTCCATTCTTACCAAAGATGAAAGTGAGGCCAAGATGATAATTTAACTTATTATACTTCTCCCAGCTCACACAGATAGTAGCTCAGTGCTTTTTCTAACCCACTGCACTGCCTATTCACTTTGTAATAggtctttctcttttattatattatacattactTGGGAGAGCGCCGTGGCTTTTGATTCTAATACATCATGGGAAACACTCCAAATATGCTGGaactaaaaaatttaattaatcacAAATCACTTAAATTACATGGTAATTGAGAACTGTGAGCCAGCAAAGGTAAAATTTTCAGATCAGTTAATTAAATTTTCTCTCTTTACAGAGTTGTCTTGATTCTGTATGGTCACAGTTTAACTAGAGTAATTGGTATCCTTAGTCAGAGTTTGACATATGATAAGGTGCaccataaatatttgtagaataatgaatatttatgaacTTTACTTGAATCAgctaaatatgaaattatatcaCGTTTTTGGTACTATTTGCATTGAATAAAAATCAAAAGGCATTTCCTCAAGTGAATGAGCACACAAGTCACAAACTggatgaaaataaatgcaaagacaCATCCATggccagccgcggtggctcacgcctgtaatcctaggactttggaaagctgaggccaatggattgtctgaggtcaggagtttgagaccagcctaggaaacatggcaaaaccctgtttctaataaaaatacaaaaattagccaaacatagtgatgcgcgcctgtagtcctagctactcaggaggctgaggcacgagaactgctcgaacctcagaggcagaggttgtagtgagctgagatcactccactgcactccagcctgggtgacagagggagactctctctctcaaaaaaaaaaccaaaaaaaacaaacaaacaaacaaacaaaaaagacgtATCCagtaaaggactgttatccaaaatatacaagtatcttttaaaactcaacaataagaacacaAACAGTCTGATTTTAAAGATGGGCCAAAAACCTTAACAGACATCttaccaaaaaagatatacagatagtgaacaaacatatgaaaatattcttcacatcatatgtcattggggaaatgcaaatcaaaacagtaatgagataccactacataccaaTTAGAaaggccaaaatccagaacaatgACAGTGGCAAATGCAGGATGTTTTAGTGGAAATGAAAAATGGTACGGCCaccttggaagacagtttgaTGGTTTCTTTCAAAACGAAACATACTCTTACGATATGATTCAGCAAtggtgctccttggtatttacctaaaggagataaaaatatatgtttacaaaaaaacatacatatggatgtttatagcagctttatccaTAGttgcccaaacttggaagcaaccaagatgtcattcagtaggtgaatgaatacATGTACTGCGGGACATCCaggcaatgaaatattattcagtgctaaaaagaaatgagttgcAAAACCATGAATAAACATGaaagaatcttaaatgcatattattaagtgaaagaagcaatcTGCGGGGCTACTtagtgtatgattccaactatataacattctggaaaaggcaaaaataggtaaaaatatCAGTAGTTGTGTGGGCTGGACGTGGGATGGGGAGGATGAATAGGCAAAGCACAGAGAATTTCTGGGGCAGTGCATCTACTCTGtataatactgtaatggtggattcatgtcattttacatttgtccaaacacatagaatgtacaacatcaaGAGTGAACACAAATgcaatggactttgggtgattatgatgtgtcagtgtaggttcatcaattgtaacaaatgtaggctgggcgcggtggctcacgcctgtaatcccagcactttgggaggctgaggcaggcggatcacctgaggtcaggagtttgaggccagcctggccaacatggtgaaatcctgtctctactaaaagtacaaaaattatccaggtgttgtggcaggtgcccgtaatcccagcggctcaggaggctgaggcaggagaatcacctgaacccaggaggcggagattggagtgagccgagatcaagccactgcacttcagcctgggcaacacagtgagactctgtctcaaaaaaacaaaacgaaacaaaacaaaacaaaacaaacatacacacacacacagaaacaaatgtacccctctggtgggggatgttgataatgggggaagctatgcatgtgtgggggcAGGAGGTATATGGGACATCTCCgtactttcctttcaattttgctgtgaacttaaaactgcttttaaaaaaataaagtcttaaaaaaggtgttttctagattttgtattttacatttctgttCACTTTTAGCAATTCAAAGAGCATTAGAAATTACAAACACTTTAAATTAGTTTTAGTAACTTTCTTCAATATTCACTCTTGAATAAGGAGACAGAAATCTCTTGTTCATCTAAATTGTAATTAGGAAAAAAGACCCAGTGGAATCAAGTCCCAATTCGAGCCTTTAGAAGCTCGTGCTCTAGGGTGGCAATATCGGGAGGTAAATACTCTTAAAACAAAGTGACACTTGCTTATAATATGCAAAGCTACCAAAGAGAAGGGAACAGTTAATCCTTCTTGTGGGAACTGAGGAGTAATCCATACAAAAGGTGGTATTTTGGCTGGATTTTGGAGGGTAACTAGGAGTTCCCTTGGAAAAGGGCATTCCAGGAAGAAGACATGGGAAAACAGCATGGATACAGTAGAGCCAGCAGTCAATGTGGCTGTGGTTGGGGATGGTGAGTGGTTGGAAAAGCAGGTGGGGGTCAAGTTGTTGAGAACGAGCCTCGTGTGCCAGGGAGTTTGGACTTTATCCCAAGGGCATCAGGGAATGTTTTAAAGGAAGAAAGCAGCATGATGAGATTTGTAATGCTGTAAGAAAATGCTACTGGTGGTTGTAAAGACAGATTGTGGAAGATGAAATGATGCCCTCTAGAGGGATACTGGAGAGGCAGATAGACCAAGCAAAAAGTTATTACAATAATCCAGGTGAGATAGGGGGAAGATGAGTCCCTAAACTAGGATTGTGACCATAGTGATGAAAAAGAGGGAGGAAATCCAAGATGTATGTAGCAGGTAGGattgatgaaaacaaaacaaaaccaaaacttggGAGATGATTGgctgcaggaaggagaagaaaatcaaggATGACCTGAGCCTAATAGACTTTATGGTTGGTCATGCTGTTAATATGGAAACATGGCTTATAGGAAAAGAAACTAGGAGTTGATTCTGTGAGGGAAACAGACGTGGTTGTGGGAAAGTAAAGACATCATGGACATCCTGGACATCAGGTTCAAGGTTTCAGCTGGAAATCAGGTCTGGAGCTAATGAGAGTGATCTGGTCCATAGGTTATGAGTGACTTATTTTTAAGGAAGGAAACTATGTTTTCTTAACTGGTAAAATATACATcatataaaatttaccactttaaccattttaaatgtacaattcagtttcattaagtacatttacaacgTTATAACTATCACCAGTATCCATTTTGAGAGCTATTTTACCATCCCAAagagaaactctgtatccattaatgatagctctcttctcccctctccctccagaCTCTAGTAATCTCTACTCTGCTCTGTCTCTATCAAT is a window encoding:
- the MMP7 gene encoding matrilysin, encoding MRLTVLCAVCLLPGSLALPLPREAGGMSELQWEEAQDYLKRFYLYDSETKNANSLEAKLKEMQKFFGLPITGMLNSRVIEIMQKPRCGVPDVAEYSLFPNSPKWTSKVVTYRIVSYTRDLPHITVDRLVSKALNMWGKEIPLHFRKVVWGTADIMIGFARGAHGDAYPFDGPGNTLAHAFAPGKGLGGDAHFDEDERWTDGSSLGINFLYAATHELGHSLGMGHSSDPNAVMYPTYGNGDPQHFKLSQDDIKGIQKLYGKKSNSRKK